One Spinacia oleracea cultivar Varoflay chromosome 4, BTI_SOV_V1, whole genome shotgun sequence DNA segment encodes these proteins:
- the LOC110782680 gene encoding bidirectional sugar transporter SWEET2: MVSSLAVVAYSVFKDAAGVAGNIFAFGLFVSPIPTFRRIVRNGSTEEFSGLPYIYTLLNCLICAWYGSPFVSIDNILITTVNSIGAIFQLVYITFFIIYAERVRKMKMLGFLSAVFVSFAILIILSLRVFDFASRQIFVGFLSCASLISMFASPLFIIRLVIQTRSVEYMPFYLSLSSFLMSMSFLAYGMLNWDAFIYVPNGIGAILAITQLGLYVYYSKKSSERQEPLIVSYS; the protein is encoded by the exons GGAACATCTTTGCTTTTGGGCTATTTGTGTCACCAAT ACCGACATTCAGGAGGATAGTGAGAAATGGGTCAACTGAAGAGTTCTCAGGATTGCCATATATATACACCCTCCTGAACTGTTTGATATGTGCCTGGTATGGGTCACCCTTTGTATCAATTGATAATATATTGATCACAACAGTCAATTCAATAGGTGCTATCTTCCAGTTGGTCTACATAACCTTCTTCATAATATATGCCGAGCGAGTTAGAAAG ATGAAAATGCTAGGTTTTCTATCGGCGGTGTTTGTTTCGTTTGCCATTTTAATCATATTGAGTTTAAGAGTGTTCGACTTTGCTTCAAGACAGATTTTCGTTGGGTTCTTGAGTTGCGCTTCTCTCATTTCGATGTTTGCTTCACCACTCTTCATAATT AGACTGGTTATACAGACAAGAAGTGTCGAATACATGCCTTTCTACCTTTCACTGTCTTCTTTCTTGATGAGCATGTCTTTCTTAGCGTATGGGATGCTTAACTGGGATGCATTTATCTAT GTTCCAAATGGGATCGGAGCCATCCTCGCAATCACACAATTGGGATTGTATGTTTACTATAGTAAAAAATCAAGTGAACGTCAAGAACCTTTGATTGTTTCGTATTCATGA